The Spirochaetaceae bacterium DNA window TAAAGTGGAGCTGGTATAAAAAGCCGTTTTTAATAAATACTACATATTGTAGCAGAAGCCCTCCACCGGAGGGTTTTACTTTTCTTATACATTTTTATTTTAATTAATAGTAATAAGTTATAATTTGTGTATCATTATTATACAATTTATTTGTATATTCTTTATTGACACTTTCTATATATCGTATTAAACTAAAATGTCAAATTTAATACAAATAGATGACAACTGTAAAACGAAGGAGGATTTTTCGTGAACAAATTAGCTAAAAAAGGCTTAGGTATGCGTATGCTCGATAACATCGAGCGGGTAGGTAACAAATTACCGCACCCGGCTACACTCTTTGCCATTTTAACCTTAGCGGTTATTTTAATTTCTACTTTATTGTGGGCTCTTGGGGTTAGCGTTAGCTTTACCCAAATTGTGGCCGGCGAAGCTACCGAACGTACCGTAGCGGTGATGGGCTTGCTTTCTCCCGATGGTATTAGGTATATGGTTACCAGCTTTGTCAGTAACTTTGTGCTCTTCCCGCCGCTGGGTATGGTGCTTATTGCTATGGTGGGTGTTACCATCGCCGAAGGCAGCGGTTTAATTGATGCCAGCTTGCGTAACATTGTGCTTAAAGCTCCAAAACGTTTAATTACCGTGATTGTGGTTTTTGCCGGTATTATGAGCAGCATTGCTGCCGACGTAGGTTATGTTGTACTTATTCCTTTAGGTGCCGTTATTTTTGCCGCCAGCGGCCGTCACCCGCTAGCGGGCTTAGCCGCTGCTTTTGCCGGTGTTAGCGCCGCTTTTTGCGCCAGCTTGCTTATTACTCCGCTTGACGCCCTGCTGGGCGGTATTACTCAAGCCGCCGCTCAAATTATGATACCCGATTATATCGTAACGCCCGCCGCTAACTTATTTTTTAATATGGTTAGTACCGTCTTTTTAACGATACTGGCTACTATTATTACCGAAAAGATTGTTGAGCCCCGTTTGCCCAAGTGGGAGGGCGGTAATAACGAAACCATCGAGCAGCTAACCCCGCTGCAAAAGAAAGGGCTGCGTAACGCTACCATCAGTATTATTCTTTTTGCCGTACTTATGGCCTTAACTATTGTGCCTAGCTGGGGTATTTTACGTAACCCTACTACGGGCGGCATTTTAATATCGCCCTTTTTTACCGGCCTTATTACCATTATGATGTTGTTTTTTATGATACCCGGTATTGTTTATGGCCGTACCGTAGGTACAATTAAGAACGATAAAGATGTTATTGGTTTAATGGGTAAAAGCTTTGCCGATATGAGCAGTTATTTAGTTTTAGTATTTTTCTCGGCTCAATTTATTGCTTACTTTACACAATCTAACTTAGGCACCTTAATTGCCGTTGGCGGCGGTAACTTTTTACAGGCAATGGGTATTGGCGGCGTACCGCTGATTATTGCTTTTTTACTTATTGTTACCGTTGTTAACCTTTTTATTGGCTCGGCTTCGGCTAAATGGGCGCTTTTGGCCCCCGTTTTTGTACCGATGTTTATGGTGGTTGGTTGGTCGCCCGAATTTGTACAGGCACTTTACAGGGTAGCCGATAGCTCTACTACCATTATTACGCCTTTACTAAGTTACTTTGCTTTAATTTTAACTTTTATGCAAAAGTACGACCCTAAAGCCGGTATCGGTAGTTTAACGGCCCTAATGATGCCTTATGCCGTACTCTTCCTGTTCTTTTGGGGATTATTGGCTATTGTTTGGTATCTTACCGGTGTACCGGTTGGTCCCGGAGCTCCTATCTTTTTGCTTCGTTAAAAGAACCAAAGCCCTCCATCGGAGGGCTTTGGTTATATATTTATTGCTAAAGTGCAAGAGCAAGTTAAAAGTTATTTAGATAAATTGTCAATATTGACATATAAGATAAATAGAGTTACACCTTACAAGTGAAAGAAGTATTACGCACTAAAGCTTATATTAAGTGGTTTGATAAACTTAAAGATGATACAGCTAAAAAATACATAAGAAGCCGTACAGTTAGTTTGCAACAAGGTTACGCTGGTAATAGTAAGTTTATTGTTGATAGTAATGGTATTTATGAGCTTCGTATCCATTATGCTAAAGGCTATAGATTATATTACAAAGAAATTAAAGGCCAGATAATTTTATTACTTTTAGGTGGAGTTAAGGATAGCCAAGCCGAAGATATTAAACGGGCCAAGAAGTTAGCTAATAACTATAAAGAGGTGTAAAATGGAAAAAGAACAGGAACTTGAAGAGTTAGGCTTAATTGAAGAAGATTTTGAAGCTACTAAATGGAATTTAGCAGATGATCTTGATAGTCAAGAAGAGGTTCTGGCTAACATCAAATTTGCCCTAGAACAAAATGATTTTAACTTTTTAATAGCTATATTAGAGGCTCTACCGCGCAGTAAGGCTGCTTCTGTTTTTAATCTAAGCCATAATGATAAAGCTACTACCAATAGCTTACTGAGCAAATTGGGTATACAAATAAAGCTAGAAAATGTTAATGCGGTCGCCATAAGCTAATACTAAAGACGAGTAAAAATTATAAATACCTGTTTATTATCAAAATTATAAACCTTTAGAGGAAGCGCTAAAAATATAAGCTAGGCATTAAACCTAGCTTTTCTATTCTTTAGTAGCCTGTTCAACTAAACAAGCAGTTAATCCTTACAAAGTAGTACTTAGCTATTAATTTAAGTAATGAAATACTTATAATGTTCTTTATTATTATTAGTGCATTTATTTGACAAATAACTTAAAATAGTTTATACTTTTTGTAGTTTTAAGGAAAATGGAGGATTTATGAAAAAAATTTTAACTATGTTATCACTTGTACTCGTTTTATTAGTTGGCTGTAATCCTAAAGAGCCGGAACTTGTTCATTATTACGATTTATTTTTAACAGATGTTTCTGTTGGGGCTTATAATCAATTAATTGCTGATAATTTTGTGCGCAGTACGGTTTACAGCGGGAGTAGAGCCCAGCAAATGTTGAATATTATTGCTAATAACCCTACCGCTAACCCCGATTTTATTTATCATGAAAGACGTACTATAGAGCAAACTTTAACATGGCTTAGCAGCTTTAATTTACCCAGCGCTTTAGGCAGCTTAGCAAAAGATAGTATGACAGCTTATTATTATATTGGTCAAGATAATTATTATTATGCTGTTTTTGTAGAAGATGTTACCAATAATAGAGCAAGACACGGGTTAAATAGTTACTTAGGTAATTTGGTTATTTCGCAAAACGAAACTATGCAACTCACCAAAATAGCTCAATAATGACAAATACCCCCTTTAATAAAGGGGGTATACCTATTAGCTTTGAGCTTTACCCACTAAACATAACCAACTAGCCTCGCAGGCCAGCTCGTCTCCAATAAAAACTTTGCCCTCTTGTTTTAACATCGGGCCGCCGGCACGTAAGTTGGTAACTTCAAAGCGGGCCAATTCACCGGGCCTTACTTGCCGCCTAAATTTAGCTTTTTCGACACTGGCTAAAAAAAATAAATCGTCGTCTTTAATTAAGCCTGCCTCACGTACACCGGCCCCGCCGCATTGGGCTAGGGCCTCTACCAAAATGACGCCGGGTACCACCGGGTACTGCGGAAAGTGGCCGGCAAAAAAAGGCTCATCGGCGCTAAAAAGTTTTTCGCCTACTATCTCTTTTTCGTTTACACTAATTAAACGGTCTACAAATAAAAAGGGTTGGCGATGGGGGATAAGATTAATAATATCGGTCATTTGTTTATTCCTTCCTCAATTCGGCCGTCTCGGCTTCGATGGCGGCCAATCTTTGCTCTAATATTTCGGGTGAAAGTGTGGGTACAGCTTCTTCTTCGTTAAAAAATTCTACCGTACCAGAGGCAATATTACAAATAGCGGTAACAACTTTAATTTTACCGCTGGTTACAGCCTTATGGATAACCGGGCTTTTTAACAGCTCTTCTTTGCTAAGTAAGGTTACCTGTTTGGTTACAGTGTTTATATCTTTACCGGCAGCTAATTTACCGGCTTTTTTGAGGCTGTTTACCACTTTGCCTAAATCGCCCTCAAATTTCTGATTGTTTATAGCAGCTTCAATTATACCGCATTGGGTATGGCCCATTACCACAATTAAAGGCACATTTAAGTTGGTTACGGCAAATTCTAGCGAGCCTACCTGCGAGGAGGCGGCAATATTGCCGGCTACCCGCACCACAAAAATATCGCCAAAACCGGCGTTAAATAAAATTTCCGGTGGCACGCACGAATCGGCACAAGATAATATGGCCGCATAGGGGCTTTGTCCGGCAGTTAAGGGGGTTAAGCTGCTGTTATAACTTTTGTAATTACCGGCTAAAAAACGAGCGTTACCATCTTTTAAAGCGGTTAGGGCTTCGTTTGGTGTCGTATTCGACATAAAATTACCTCTTTCTAGAGTTTAGGGTATTTTTAGCAATTTGTCAATTATTATTTCTAATAGATTATCAGACTATTATAACAAGTATATTGGCTATAAAATGGTAAAAATTTTCTTTACATATTTATAAGCTGTGGTAAAATATAAATTGAGGGTAAAAAATGATAAAAAAATATATGGATAGACGCACTCATAAAAAGATAGAAGCCATTCAGTATTACGGCCCTAATAACGCAGTAAATTTAAAAGAAATTGAAGATTTAGTTATGCATACCTCTTACAAAACTATCAATTTTAAAGGTAATCGTTTTACCATTAACTCTTTTAGCTCTATCGGTATTAAAATTGAAGTAGAGGTTTTCCCGCTGGATTTTGTCGTAAGAGAAAATTACTCTAAATTTTACGCTTACAGTGCCGAAGACTTTATCAAAAATTACCAAGAACTAGATTAATAAACCCGGTAAAATTTGGCGGCTACTTTATTAATCCCAGTTGCTCAAAAGAGGCGGCGGCAGCGAGCATGGTTTGCTGCGGGGTGTGTTGCCGCCACTTTAAGAGTTCTTCGGCTTTTTGGCAGCTATGCGTGTAGCTGCGGTTAAGCATAGGCGTTAAGGCTCTTAAGGCCGGGACAAAGTTGGCCAAAAACCGCACGGTAAAGTTAGAAAAAACTTTTGCGGGGGCTTTACAGTGCGGGTAATGAGTGCGGTAAAGCTGAGCCACCTGCGGCATAGTAATGGTTTGGCTGGCCGCTAAAAAACGCTGGTTAATGGCGGCTTCGCTTTCTAAAGCTAAACGGTGCAAAACGGCTAAATCGCGCACATCACTTACCTCTAAAGGGATATTAATAGCTTTTGGTAAATTCCCATTAATTAACCTAAGTAACAAAGCTACACTGCTTGTATTACCCGCACTCATAATAGGGCCAAAAACGGCGCCGGGTAAGATAGTAGTTAATGGCAAATTGTTTTCTTTAGAAAATTTCCATGCAGCTCGTTCGGCCGCCAATTTAGAAAGGCGGTAAGGGTCTAGCTGGGGGTTATTTTCATCGCTCCAAAAACTTTCATCTAATATTACTTTACCAACGTTGGTTTTAGGAGTACAAGCCGCCAACGAAGAAGTCATGACCACTCGTTTAACCCCTGCCGTTACAGCATTTTGTAAAATATTAAGAGTACCGCCTTCGGCTACCGCCCGTAGTTGAGCCGCACTTTCTTTGCCCGAGCCTAAAGGCGAGGCCACATGGATAACCCCATCTGTTCCTGTAAAACCTTCTGTCCAGCCATCTTTGGTGGTTAAATCGGCCTTAAAAGCCGAAAGATATTCTAACTTATCGGGGCTGATAAAATTTTTAAGCTGCTCTTTTAAAGCCTTTAATTTAGCTAGATCGCGCAGGCTTACCCTTACGTGATAATCGTTGTTAAGAAATTCGTCTATAATAAAACCGGCGATATATCCGCCGCCGCCGGTAACGGCTACTGTTTTGTGCATATTTAACCTTGTGCTTTCATAAAAATTTAGCTGTGCAGGGTTTAAACCTGCCAAATTATGTGCATATATGTTAATTAGTGTACTTTATTCCATCTACGATGTCAATACGGTACATCATTAGGTAACTATCCTTTTATAGGCATTAAAAATCATTTTTTATTTACAAGAAATATTAGAATAATTCCTATTGAAATTACATTCATAAATGTCTATAATCTCTAATGAGATAAAAGAAGGCTCTAATTTCTTAACAAAAGATGTTATTGTTGCTAGACCAGATGGAAGGCAAGTATCTTTAATTCAT harbors:
- a CDS encoding AbgT family transporter gives rise to the protein MNKLAKKGLGMRMLDNIERVGNKLPHPATLFAILTLAVILISTLLWALGVSVSFTQIVAGEATERTVAVMGLLSPDGIRYMVTSFVSNFVLFPPLGMVLIAMVGVTIAEGSGLIDASLRNIVLKAPKRLITVIVVFAGIMSSIAADVGYVVLIPLGAVIFAASGRHPLAGLAAAFAGVSAAFCASLLITPLDALLGGITQAAAQIMIPDYIVTPAANLFFNMVSTVFLTILATIITEKIVEPRLPKWEGGNNETIEQLTPLQKKGLRNATISIILFAVLMALTIVPSWGILRNPTTGGILISPFFTGLITIMMLFFMIPGIVYGRTVGTIKNDKDVIGLMGKSFADMSSYLVLVFFSAQFIAYFTQSNLGTLIAVGGGNFLQAMGIGGVPLIIAFLLIVTVVNLFIGSASAKWALLAPVFVPMFMVVGWSPEFVQALYRVADSSTTIITPLLSYFALILTFMQKYDPKAGIGSLTALMMPYAVLFLFFWGLLAIVWYLTGVPVGPGAPIFLLR
- a CDS encoding type II toxin-antitoxin system RelE/ParE family toxin, which produces MKEVLRTKAYIKWFDKLKDDTAKKYIRSRTVSLQQGYAGNSKFIVDSNGIYELRIHYAKGYRLYYKEIKGQIILLLLGGVKDSQAEDIKRAKKLANNYKEV
- the fabZ gene encoding 3-hydroxyacyl-ACP dehydratase FabZ; translated protein: MTDIINLIPHRQPFLFVDRLISVNEKEIVGEKLFSADEPFFAGHFPQYPVVPGVILVEALAQCGGAGVREAGLIKDDDLFFLASVEKAKFRRQVRPGELARFEVTNLRAGGPMLKQEGKVFIGDELACEASWLCLVGKAQS
- a CDS encoding NAD-dependent epimerase/dehydratase family protein — encoded protein: MHKTVAVTGGGGYIAGFIIDEFLNNDYHVRVSLRDLAKLKALKEQLKNFISPDKLEYLSAFKADLTTKDGWTEGFTGTDGVIHVASPLGSGKESAAQLRAVAEGGTLNILQNAVTAGVKRVVMTSSLAACTPKTNVGKVILDESFWSDENNPQLDPYRLSKLAAERAAWKFSKENNLPLTTILPGAVFGPIMSAGNTSSVALLLRLINGNLPKAINIPLEVSDVRDLAVLHRLALESEAAINQRFLAASQTITMPQVAQLYRTHYPHCKAPAKVFSNFTVRFLANFVPALRALTPMLNRSYTHSCQKAEELLKWRQHTPQQTMLAAAASFEQLGLIK